The following coding sequences lie in one Scatophagus argus isolate fScaArg1 chromosome 9, fScaArg1.pri, whole genome shotgun sequence genomic window:
- the dcst1 gene encoding E3 ubiquitin-protein ligase DCST1 isoform X9: MTHLDTPSAPHSTVETVSLTVLPPAIHRFLFSQSEEFQVVHLILRALFGAVSGTVLFLGLSHNLPLTLDLQLIIGGVFVAVCMLGGALSSSSRCSVLLMFPSMLSSRGRAYLMVFLLSVLCRGPVSNIQRNVGTAALSLSCNLDLQVHYSKLLWRDAIRPVIVITQELLDNEAEFQSEALSISRKFQNIRDEVVLQYGYERFKPKQTAATEWNTQQQFTAKTMMQCDSVMEEGVQRCADWFSLRWAECMEVISVPIINHILCVSMRFHFLCDIMRVMTPWCREQIPVEGNFGQLFDQLNLSVNLLSREFSTKLILQEQQQQSVFGGALLDQEFTQAVRGSFQKLTASFEKLLNALQLLLSFTFITIFTQAFSYLRQYRKDVRFDNVYITTYFRQIDARRRRAGKRYLLPMKQSEMRKVIDPWNPRIHPEELRQLTSGVFQVLSVSVLSLILLTVDFSLFHVLDIISRHTFTQFNLTSSHQVEIKVGGTSMMARLLRRTISAFNSSSSLNIHTDNHMCACLPSPLPAGVYGSCVCCVLLVALFSCLQVYTNRLRRVIAAFYHPQREKKRVLFLYNLQIQRRISSSGGKRVIRWGRRSRTVLECLGRCGQRLCHHHRQEVSDSEGTHYDPG, from the exons ATGACCCACCTGGACACTCCCTCGGCTCCCCACAGCA CTGTGGAGACGGTCAGTTTGACCGTCCTGCCTCCTGCCATCCATCGGTTCCTGTTCAGCCAGTCAGAAGAGTTTCAGGTGGTTCACCTGATCCTCCGTGCACTGTTTGGAGCAGTGAGCGGGACAG TTCTGTTCCTGGGACTGTCCCACAACCTCCCGCTGACCCTCGACCTGCAGCTGATCATAGGAGGTGTCTTTGTCG CTGTGTGTATGCTGGGCGGAgccttgtcctcctcctccagatgtTCGGTCCTCTTGATGTTTCCTAGCATGCTTAGCTCACGTGGTCGAGCATACCTGATGgtcttcctcctgtctgtgctCTGTAGAG GACCGGTCTCTAACATCCAGCGTAACGTGGggacagcagctctgtctctgAGTTGTAACCTGGACCTGCAAGTCCATTACAGCAAGTTGCTGTGGAGAGACGCCATCAGACCTGTGATTGTGATCACACAGGAACTTCTG GATAATGAAGCAGAGTTTCAGTCAGAGGCGTTGAGCATCAGCAGGAAGTTTCAAAACATCAGGGACGAAGTTGTCCTTCAGTACGGATATGAGAgattcaaaccaaaacaaactgcagccacTGAATGGAACACGCAGCAGCAGTTCACAGCCAAGACCATGATGCAGTGCGACA GTGTGATGGAGGAGGGCGTGCAGCGATGTGCTGATTGGTTCAGCCTCAGGTGGGCAGAGTGTATGGAGGTGATCTCAGTCCCCATCATCAACCACATCCTCTGCGTGTCCATGAGgttccacttcctgtgtgatATCATGAGAG TGATGACTCCGTGGTGCAGAGAGCAGATCCCTGTAGAGGGCAACTTTGGTCAGCTGTTTGATCAGCTTAACCTCTCAGTCAACCTGCTGTCCAGAGAGTTCAGCACCAAGCTCATATTGCAG gagcagcagcagcagtcggtGTTCGGTGGAGCTCTGCTGGATCAGGAGTTCACTCAGGCTGTCAGAGGATCCTTCCAGAAACTGACAGCCTCCTTCGAAAAGCTGCTGAAtgccctgcagctgctgttgtcCTTCACCTTCATCACCATCTTCACCCA ggCGTTCAGTTATCTCAGACAGTACAGGAAGGATGTTCGATTCGACAATGTCTACATCACCACCTACTTCAGACAGATTGACGCCCGCAGGAGGAGAGCG GGAAAGCGCTACCTGCTGCCTATGAAACAGTCAGAGATGAGGAAGGTCATTGACCCCTGGAATCCAAGAATCCACCCTGAAGAGCTCAGACAACTG aCCTCAGGTGTGTTTCAggtgctgtctgtctctgtgctgtcactCATCCTGCTGACTGTCGACTTTTCTCTGTTCCACGTTTTGGACATCATCAGCAGACACACCTTCACCCAGTTCAACCTGACCA GTAGTCACCAGGTGGAAATCAAAGTGGGTGGAACCTCCATGATGGCGCGCCTCCTGAGGAGGACGATTTCAGCCTTTAACAGCTCGTCCAGCCTCAACATCCACACTGACAATCACA tgtgtgcgtgtctcccctcccccctccctgcAGGTGTGTAtggcagctgtgtgtgctgtgtccTCTTGGTGGCGCTCTTCAGCTGCCTTCAGGTTTACACCAACCGCCTCCGACGTGTCATCGCTGCCTTCTACCACCCACAG agggaGAAGAAGCGAGTCTTGTTTCTTTACAACCTGCAGATCCAGAGGCGGATTTCCTCCAGCGGTGGGAAACGTGTCATTAGGTGGGGACGGAGGAGCAGGACG GTGTTGGAGTGCCTGGGCAGGTGTGGGCAACGCCTGTGTCAccaccacagacaggaagtgtcagACTCAGAGGGGACGCACTACGACCCCGGATAG
- the dcst1 gene encoding E3 ubiquitin-protein ligase DCST1 isoform X1, with product MTHLDTPSAPHSTVETVSLTVLPPAIHRFLFSQSEEFQVVHLILRALFGAVSGTVLFLGLSHNLPLTLDLQLIIGGVFVAVCMLGGALSSSSRCSVLLMFPSMLSSRGRAYLMVFLLSVLCRGPVSNIQRNVGTAALSLSCNLDLQVHYSKLLWRDAIRPVIVITQELLDNEAEFQSEALSISRKFQNIRDEVVLQYGYERFKPKQTAATEWNTQQQFTAKTMMQCDSVMEEGVQRCADWFSLRWAECMEVISVPIINHILCVSMRFHFLCDIMRVMTPWCREQIPVEGNFGQLFDQLNLSVNLLSREFSTKLILQEQQQQSVFGGALLDQEFTQAVRGSFQKLTASFEKLLNALQLLLSFTFITIFTQAFSYLRQYRKDVRFDNVYITTYFRQIDARRRRAGKRYLLPMKQSEMRKVIDPWNPRIHPEELRQLTSGVFQVLSVSVLSLILLTVDFSLFHVLDIISRHTFTQFNLTIELHLHSHHRSGFLGNEALSAGSHQVEIKVGGTSMMARLLRRTISAFNSSSSLNIHTDNHMCACLPSPLPAGVYGSCVCCVLLVALFSCLQVYTNRLRRVIAAFYHPQVTHTSGPWDSNDYVQREKKRVLFLYNLQIQRRISSSGGKRVIRWGRRSRTVLECLGRCGQRLCHHHRQEVSDSEGTHYDPG from the exons ATGACCCACCTGGACACTCCCTCGGCTCCCCACAGCA CTGTGGAGACGGTCAGTTTGACCGTCCTGCCTCCTGCCATCCATCGGTTCCTGTTCAGCCAGTCAGAAGAGTTTCAGGTGGTTCACCTGATCCTCCGTGCACTGTTTGGAGCAGTGAGCGGGACAG TTCTGTTCCTGGGACTGTCCCACAACCTCCCGCTGACCCTCGACCTGCAGCTGATCATAGGAGGTGTCTTTGTCG CTGTGTGTATGCTGGGCGGAgccttgtcctcctcctccagatgtTCGGTCCTCTTGATGTTTCCTAGCATGCTTAGCTCACGTGGTCGAGCATACCTGATGgtcttcctcctgtctgtgctCTGTAGAG GACCGGTCTCTAACATCCAGCGTAACGTGGggacagcagctctgtctctgAGTTGTAACCTGGACCTGCAAGTCCATTACAGCAAGTTGCTGTGGAGAGACGCCATCAGACCTGTGATTGTGATCACACAGGAACTTCTG GATAATGAAGCAGAGTTTCAGTCAGAGGCGTTGAGCATCAGCAGGAAGTTTCAAAACATCAGGGACGAAGTTGTCCTTCAGTACGGATATGAGAgattcaaaccaaaacaaactgcagccacTGAATGGAACACGCAGCAGCAGTTCACAGCCAAGACCATGATGCAGTGCGACA GTGTGATGGAGGAGGGCGTGCAGCGATGTGCTGATTGGTTCAGCCTCAGGTGGGCAGAGTGTATGGAGGTGATCTCAGTCCCCATCATCAACCACATCCTCTGCGTGTCCATGAGgttccacttcctgtgtgatATCATGAGAG TGATGACTCCGTGGTGCAGAGAGCAGATCCCTGTAGAGGGCAACTTTGGTCAGCTGTTTGATCAGCTTAACCTCTCAGTCAACCTGCTGTCCAGAGAGTTCAGCACCAAGCTCATATTGCAG gagcagcagcagcagtcggtGTTCGGTGGAGCTCTGCTGGATCAGGAGTTCACTCAGGCTGTCAGAGGATCCTTCCAGAAACTGACAGCCTCCTTCGAAAAGCTGCTGAAtgccctgcagctgctgttgtcCTTCACCTTCATCACCATCTTCACCCA ggCGTTCAGTTATCTCAGACAGTACAGGAAGGATGTTCGATTCGACAATGTCTACATCACCACCTACTTCAGACAGATTGACGCCCGCAGGAGGAGAGCG GGAAAGCGCTACCTGCTGCCTATGAAACAGTCAGAGATGAGGAAGGTCATTGACCCCTGGAATCCAAGAATCCACCCTGAAGAGCTCAGACAACTG aCCTCAGGTGTGTTTCAggtgctgtctgtctctgtgctgtcactCATCCTGCTGACTGTCGACTTTTCTCTGTTCCACGTTTTGGACATCATCAGCAGACACACCTTCACCCAGTTCAACCTGACCA TAGAACTCCATCTGCACTCACACCACCGGTCAGGATTTCTGGGTAATGAAGCCCTCTCTGCAGGTAGTCACCAGGTGGAAATCAAAGTGGGTGGAACCTCCATGATGGCGCGCCTCCTGAGGAGGACGATTTCAGCCTTTAACAGCTCGTCCAGCCTCAACATCCACACTGACAATCACA tgtgtgcgtgtctcccctcccccctccctgcAGGTGTGTAtggcagctgtgtgtgctgtgtccTCTTGGTGGCGCTCTTCAGCTGCCTTCAGGTTTACACCAACCGCCTCCGACGTGTCATCGCTGCCTTCTACCACCCACAGGTAACGCACACGTCTGGCCCATGGGACAGTAATGATTACGTTCAG agggaGAAGAAGCGAGTCTTGTTTCTTTACAACCTGCAGATCCAGAGGCGGATTTCCTCCAGCGGTGGGAAACGTGTCATTAGGTGGGGACGGAGGAGCAGGACG GTGTTGGAGTGCCTGGGCAGGTGTGGGCAACGCCTGTGTCAccaccacagacaggaagtgtcagACTCAGAGGGGACGCACTACGACCCCGGATAG
- the dcst1 gene encoding E3 ubiquitin-protein ligase DCST1 isoform X4, whose amino-acid sequence MTHLDTPSAPHSTVETVSLTVLPPAIHRFLFSQSEEFQVVHLILRALFGAVSGTVLFLGLSHNLPLTLDLQLIIGGVFVAVCMLGGALSSSSRCSVLLMFPSMLSSRGRAYLMVFLLSVLCRGPVSNIQRNVGTAALSLSCNLDLQVHYSKLLWRDAIRPVIVITQELLDNEAEFQSEALSISRKFQNIRDEVVLQYGYERFKPKQTAATEWNTQQQFTAKTMMQCDSVMEEGVQRCADWFSLRWAECMEVISVPIINHILCVSMRFHFLCDIMRVMTPWCREQIPVEGNFGQLFDQLNLSVNLLSREFSTKLILQEQQQQSVFGGALLDQEFTQAVRGSFQKLTASFEKLLNALQLLLSFTFITIFTQAFSYLRQYRKDVRFDNVYITTYFRQIDARRRRAGKRYLLPMKQSEMRKVIDPWNPRIHPEELRQLTSGVFQVLSVSVLSLILLTVDFSLFHVLDIISRHTFTQFNLTIELHLHSHHRSGFLGNEALSAGSHQVEIKVGGTSMMARLLRRTISAFNSSSSLNIHTDNHMCACLPSPLPAGVYGSCVCCVLLVALFSCLQVYTNRLRRVIAAFYHPQREKKRVLFLYNLQIQRRISSSGGKRVIRWGRRSRTVLECLGRCGQRLCHHHRQEVSDSEGTHYDPG is encoded by the exons ATGACCCACCTGGACACTCCCTCGGCTCCCCACAGCA CTGTGGAGACGGTCAGTTTGACCGTCCTGCCTCCTGCCATCCATCGGTTCCTGTTCAGCCAGTCAGAAGAGTTTCAGGTGGTTCACCTGATCCTCCGTGCACTGTTTGGAGCAGTGAGCGGGACAG TTCTGTTCCTGGGACTGTCCCACAACCTCCCGCTGACCCTCGACCTGCAGCTGATCATAGGAGGTGTCTTTGTCG CTGTGTGTATGCTGGGCGGAgccttgtcctcctcctccagatgtTCGGTCCTCTTGATGTTTCCTAGCATGCTTAGCTCACGTGGTCGAGCATACCTGATGgtcttcctcctgtctgtgctCTGTAGAG GACCGGTCTCTAACATCCAGCGTAACGTGGggacagcagctctgtctctgAGTTGTAACCTGGACCTGCAAGTCCATTACAGCAAGTTGCTGTGGAGAGACGCCATCAGACCTGTGATTGTGATCACACAGGAACTTCTG GATAATGAAGCAGAGTTTCAGTCAGAGGCGTTGAGCATCAGCAGGAAGTTTCAAAACATCAGGGACGAAGTTGTCCTTCAGTACGGATATGAGAgattcaaaccaaaacaaactgcagccacTGAATGGAACACGCAGCAGCAGTTCACAGCCAAGACCATGATGCAGTGCGACA GTGTGATGGAGGAGGGCGTGCAGCGATGTGCTGATTGGTTCAGCCTCAGGTGGGCAGAGTGTATGGAGGTGATCTCAGTCCCCATCATCAACCACATCCTCTGCGTGTCCATGAGgttccacttcctgtgtgatATCATGAGAG TGATGACTCCGTGGTGCAGAGAGCAGATCCCTGTAGAGGGCAACTTTGGTCAGCTGTTTGATCAGCTTAACCTCTCAGTCAACCTGCTGTCCAGAGAGTTCAGCACCAAGCTCATATTGCAG gagcagcagcagcagtcggtGTTCGGTGGAGCTCTGCTGGATCAGGAGTTCACTCAGGCTGTCAGAGGATCCTTCCAGAAACTGACAGCCTCCTTCGAAAAGCTGCTGAAtgccctgcagctgctgttgtcCTTCACCTTCATCACCATCTTCACCCA ggCGTTCAGTTATCTCAGACAGTACAGGAAGGATGTTCGATTCGACAATGTCTACATCACCACCTACTTCAGACAGATTGACGCCCGCAGGAGGAGAGCG GGAAAGCGCTACCTGCTGCCTATGAAACAGTCAGAGATGAGGAAGGTCATTGACCCCTGGAATCCAAGAATCCACCCTGAAGAGCTCAGACAACTG aCCTCAGGTGTGTTTCAggtgctgtctgtctctgtgctgtcactCATCCTGCTGACTGTCGACTTTTCTCTGTTCCACGTTTTGGACATCATCAGCAGACACACCTTCACCCAGTTCAACCTGACCA TAGAACTCCATCTGCACTCACACCACCGGTCAGGATTTCTGGGTAATGAAGCCCTCTCTGCAGGTAGTCACCAGGTGGAAATCAAAGTGGGTGGAACCTCCATGATGGCGCGCCTCCTGAGGAGGACGATTTCAGCCTTTAACAGCTCGTCCAGCCTCAACATCCACACTGACAATCACA tgtgtgcgtgtctcccctcccccctccctgcAGGTGTGTAtggcagctgtgtgtgctgtgtccTCTTGGTGGCGCTCTTCAGCTGCCTTCAGGTTTACACCAACCGCCTCCGACGTGTCATCGCTGCCTTCTACCACCCACAG agggaGAAGAAGCGAGTCTTGTTTCTTTACAACCTGCAGATCCAGAGGCGGATTTCCTCCAGCGGTGGGAAACGTGTCATTAGGTGGGGACGGAGGAGCAGGACG GTGTTGGAGTGCCTGGGCAGGTGTGGGCAACGCCTGTGTCAccaccacagacaggaagtgtcagACTCAGAGGGGACGCACTACGACCCCGGATAG